A region of candidate division KSB1 bacterium DNA encodes the following proteins:
- the rbfA gene encoding 30S ribosome-binding factor RbfA, which yields MKYKRSQRVSELLKREISQIIFFTLKDPAIKPVTVTFVKVTDDLKHASIYYRVLGDESAKAGASKGLERAKRFIRFEIGQRTELRFVPEIEFFYDEGLDEAARIELLLHQIKESDVS from the coding sequence ATGAAATACAAAAGATCACAACGCGTGTCTGAGCTCCTCAAGCGAGAGATCAGCCAGATCATTTTTTTTACGCTCAAAGATCCTGCAATAAAACCGGTGACAGTCACTTTTGTTAAAGTGACTGATGATTTAAAGCACGCCAGTATCTATTATCGGGTATTGGGTGATGAATCAGCTAAAGCTGGGGCGTCGAAAGGTCTGGAGCGAGCCAAGAGATTTATTCGATTTGAGATTGGGCAGCGCACTGAATTGCGGTTTGTCCCAGAAATTGAGTTTTTCTACGATGAAGGTTTAGATGAGGCAGCGCGGATCGAGTTGCTATTGCATCAGATCAAAGAGTCGGATGTTTCATGA
- a CDS encoding DUF503 domain-containing protein, whose amino-acid sequence MLVGVGQIELYIPESGSLKSKRFVLNSIKTRIRNKFNVSVAEVENNDKWQRCSLGVAIVSNDRKIIDSTLNQVVSLIASDVRVEVIDHSLEIF is encoded by the coding sequence ATGCTGGTGGGTGTTGGTCAAATAGAGCTTTATATCCCAGAGAGCGGATCATTAAAGTCGAAACGGTTCGTCTTGAACAGTATCAAGACCCGAATTCGAAATAAGTTTAATGTGTCTGTGGCTGAGGTGGAGAACAACGATAAATGGCAACGGTGTTCCTTGGGTGTGGCTATCGTGTCCAATGATCGGAAAATCATTGATAGTACCTTGAACCAGGTTGTTTCATTGATTGCGAGCGATGTTCGTGTAGAAGTTATTGATCATTCCCTGGAGATTTTTTAG